Proteins encoded in a region of the Panicum hallii strain FIL2 chromosome 3, PHallii_v3.1, whole genome shotgun sequence genome:
- the LOC112883790 gene encoding ribulose bisphosphate carboxylase small chain, chloroplastic-like isoform X7, protein MSATAEGSGACRVSRSSRPCPTCRRSPRVPCLEFSKVGFIYRENARSPGYYDGRYWTMWKLPMFGCTDSTQVYAELEEAKRLDANLPEKRAGARFLGTGLDRKQNWARLPPQWVWPSRCSSSTCRILSTILIYMLIPAVQKKLC, encoded by the exons ATGTCAGCAACGGCGGAAGGATCAGGTGCATGCAG GGTATCAAGAAGTTCGAGACCCTGTCCTACTTGCCGCCGCTCTCCACGGGTCCCCTGCCTCGAGTTTAGCAAAGTTGGTTTCATCTACCGTGAGAACGCCAGGTCACCCGGGTACTACGACGGCCGCTATTGGACCATGTGGAAGCTGCCCATGTTCGGCTGCACAGACTCCACCCAGGTGTATGCCGAGCTCGAGGAGGCCAAGCGCTTAGATGCCAACCTCCCAGAAAAGAGAGCTGGCGCTCGATTCCTAG GAACGGGGCTGGATCGGAAGCAAAATTGGGCCAGGCTGCCACCCCAATGGGTCTGGCCCTCCAGGTGTTCGTCTTCCACGTGTAGGATCCTCTCAACGATCCTGATCTATAT GTTGATTCCGGCCGTTCAAAAGAAACTTTGCTAG
- the LOC112883790 gene encoding ribulose bisphosphate carboxylase small chain, chloroplastic-like isoform X8 — protein sequence MSATAEGSGACRVSRSSRPCPTCRRSPRVPCLEFSKVGFIYRENARSPGYYDGRYWTMWKLPMFGCTDSTQVYAELEEAKRLDANLPEKRAGARFLGTGLDRKQNWARLPPQWVWPSRCSSSTCRILSTILIYI from the exons ATGTCAGCAACGGCGGAAGGATCAGGTGCATGCAG GGTATCAAGAAGTTCGAGACCCTGTCCTACTTGCCGCCGCTCTCCACGGGTCCCCTGCCTCGAGTTTAGCAAAGTTGGTTTCATCTACCGTGAGAACGCCAGGTCACCCGGGTACTACGACGGCCGCTATTGGACCATGTGGAAGCTGCCCATGTTCGGCTGCACAGACTCCACCCAGGTGTATGCCGAGCTCGAGGAGGCCAAGCGCTTAGATGCCAACCTCCCAGAAAAGAGAGCTGGCGCTCGATTCCTAG GAACGGGGCTGGATCGGAAGCAAAATTGGGCCAGGCTGCCACCCCAATGGGTCTGGCCCTCCAGGTGTTCGTCTTCCACGTGTAGGATCCTCTCAACGATCCTGATCTATAT
- the LOC112883790 gene encoding uncharacterized protein LOC112883790 isoform X1 → MSATAEGSGACRVSRSSRPCPTCRRSPRVPCLEFSKVGFIYRENARSPGYYDGRYWTMWKLPMFGCTDSTQVYAELEEAKRLDANLPEKRAGARFLGTGLDRKQNWARLPPQWVWPSRCSSSTCRILSTILIYMYVKLKQKPSICVVLPVKLQHTSKYNTSTNIRISGPSATLIVAFA, encoded by the exons ATGTCAGCAACGGCGGAAGGATCAGGTGCATGCAG GGTATCAAGAAGTTCGAGACCCTGTCCTACTTGCCGCCGCTCTCCACGGGTCCCCTGCCTCGAGTTTAGCAAAGTTGGTTTCATCTACCGTGAGAACGCCAGGTCACCCGGGTACTACGACGGCCGCTATTGGACCATGTGGAAGCTGCCCATGTTCGGCTGCACAGACTCCACCCAGGTGTATGCCGAGCTCGAGGAGGCCAAGCGCTTAGATGCCAACCTCCCAGAAAAGAGAGCTGGCGCTCGATTCCTAG GAACGGGGCTGGATCGGAAGCAAAATTGGGCCAGGCTGCCACCCCAATGGGTCTGGCCCTCCAGGTGTTCGTCTTCCACGTGTAGGATCCTCTCAACGATCCTGATCTATATGTACGTCAAGCTCAAGCAAAAACCCTCTATTTGTGTGGTATTACCTGTTAAACTGCAGCATACCTCAAAATACAATACATCTACGAATATAAGAATTTCAG GGCCGTCGGCGACCTTGATAGTGGCATTTGCATGA
- the LOC112883790 gene encoding uncharacterized protein LOC112883790 isoform X2, with amino-acid sequence MSATAEGSGACRSSRPCPTCRRSPRVPCLEFSKVGFIYRENARSPGYYDGRYWTMWKLPMFGCTDSTQVYAELEEAKRLDANLPEKRAGARFLGTGLDRKQNWARLPPQWVWPSRCSSSTCRILSTILIYMYVKLKQKPSICVVLPVKLQHTSKYNTSTNIRISGPSATLIVAFA; translated from the exons ATGTCAGCAACGGCGGAAGGATCAGGTGCATGCAG AAGTTCGAGACCCTGTCCTACTTGCCGCCGCTCTCCACGGGTCCCCTGCCTCGAGTTTAGCAAAGTTGGTTTCATCTACCGTGAGAACGCCAGGTCACCCGGGTACTACGACGGCCGCTATTGGACCATGTGGAAGCTGCCCATGTTCGGCTGCACAGACTCCACCCAGGTGTATGCCGAGCTCGAGGAGGCCAAGCGCTTAGATGCCAACCTCCCAGAAAAGAGAGCTGGCGCTCGATTCCTAG GAACGGGGCTGGATCGGAAGCAAAATTGGGCCAGGCTGCCACCCCAATGGGTCTGGCCCTCCAGGTGTTCGTCTTCCACGTGTAGGATCCTCTCAACGATCCTGATCTATATGTACGTCAAGCTCAAGCAAAAACCCTCTATTTGTGTGGTATTACCTGTTAAACTGCAGCATACCTCAAAATACAATACATCTACGAATATAAGAATTTCAG GGCCGTCGGCGACCTTGATAGTGGCATTTGCATGA
- the LOC112883790 gene encoding uncharacterized protein LOC112883790 isoform X3, whose amino-acid sequence MSATAEGSGACRVSRSSRPCPTCRRSPRVPCLEFSKVGFIYRENARSPGYYDGRYWTMWKLPMFGCTDSTQVYAELEEAKRLDANLPEKRAGARFLGRFGFCSLNLMERLFFHARGKIYIKIQDGSRILKDSHNSCFKERGWIGSKIGPGCHPNGSGPPGVRLPRVGSSQRS is encoded by the exons ATGTCAGCAACGGCGGAAGGATCAGGTGCATGCAG GGTATCAAGAAGTTCGAGACCCTGTCCTACTTGCCGCCGCTCTCCACGGGTCCCCTGCCTCGAGTTTAGCAAAGTTGGTTTCATCTACCGTGAGAACGCCAGGTCACCCGGGTACTACGACGGCCGCTATTGGACCATGTGGAAGCTGCCCATGTTCGGCTGCACAGACTCCACCCAGGTGTATGCCGAGCTCGAGGAGGCCAAGCGCTTAGATGCCAACCTCCCAGAAAAGAGAGCTGGCGCTCGATTCCTAG GTAGATTTGGATTTTGTAGTTTGAATTTGATGGAGAGGCTCTTTTTTCATGCTAGAGGCAAAATTTACATCAAAATTCAAGATGGCTCCCGAATTTTGAAGGATTCGCATAACTCTTGTTTTAAG GAACGGGGCTGGATCGGAAGCAAAATTGGGCCAGGCTGCCACCCCAATGGGTCTGGCCCTCCAGGTGTTCGTCTTCCACGTGTAGGATCCTCTCAACGATCCTGA
- the LOC112883790 gene encoding uncharacterized protein LOC112883790 isoform X5, translating to MSATAEGSGACRVSRSSRPCPTCRRSPRVPCLEFSKVGFIYRENARSPGYYDGRYWTMWKLPMFGCTDSTQVYAELEEAKRLDANLPEKRAGARFLGTGLDRKQNWARLPPQWVWPSRCSSSTCRILSTILIYMLTPINGNYSSSTMERRHAGMAWVV from the exons ATGTCAGCAACGGCGGAAGGATCAGGTGCATGCAG GGTATCAAGAAGTTCGAGACCCTGTCCTACTTGCCGCCGCTCTCCACGGGTCCCCTGCCTCGAGTTTAGCAAAGTTGGTTTCATCTACCGTGAGAACGCCAGGTCACCCGGGTACTACGACGGCCGCTATTGGACCATGTGGAAGCTGCCCATGTTCGGCTGCACAGACTCCACCCAGGTGTATGCCGAGCTCGAGGAGGCCAAGCGCTTAGATGCCAACCTCCCAGAAAAGAGAGCTGGCGCTCGATTCCTAG GAACGGGGCTGGATCGGAAGCAAAATTGGGCCAGGCTGCCACCCCAATGGGTCTGGCCCTCCAGGTGTTCGTCTTCCACGTGTAGGATCCTCTCAACGATCCTGATCTATAT GTTGACTCCGATCAATGGAAACTATAGCAGTTCTACCATGGAGAGGAGACACGCTGGAATGGCCTGGGTTGTATGA
- the LOC112883790 gene encoding uncharacterized protein LOC112883790 isoform X4 gives MSATAEGSGACRVSRSSRPCPTCRRSPRVPCLEFSKVGFIYRENARSPGYYDGRYWTMWKLPMFGCTDSTQVYAELEEAKRLDANLPEKRAGARFLGTGLDRKQNWARLPPQWVWPSRCSSSTCRILSTILIYMAVGDLDSGICMSITAPCHDPILTAGPKSVNGN, from the exons ATGTCAGCAACGGCGGAAGGATCAGGTGCATGCAG GGTATCAAGAAGTTCGAGACCCTGTCCTACTTGCCGCCGCTCTCCACGGGTCCCCTGCCTCGAGTTTAGCAAAGTTGGTTTCATCTACCGTGAGAACGCCAGGTCACCCGGGTACTACGACGGCCGCTATTGGACCATGTGGAAGCTGCCCATGTTCGGCTGCACAGACTCCACCCAGGTGTATGCCGAGCTCGAGGAGGCCAAGCGCTTAGATGCCAACCTCCCAGAAAAGAGAGCTGGCGCTCGATTCCTAG GAACGGGGCTGGATCGGAAGCAAAATTGGGCCAGGCTGCCACCCCAATGGGTCTGGCCCTCCAGGTGTTCGTCTTCCACGTGTAGGATCCTCTCAACGATCCTGATCTATAT GGCCGTCGGCGACCTTGATAGTGGCATTTGCATGAGCATCACCGCACCCTGCCACGACCCCATCCTGACCGCAGGACCAAAATCAGTGAATGGAAATTAG